TCTAAGGTCAAGATTATCTTTATCTGTAATGACTACCCTTGATACACTGACAAGGCTTCTCTGTATATATTTGCAAGActataaaaaaacccaaaagccaTGGAGGAGAAACCAAGAAATCCAAAGCTTTTCAGATAGTTTTGCCTTAGTTCTATGACATAATcaactacaatattgtataggcatgttttctttgtattttagtaAATAATGCTTTGCCTACATTTATGGAATCTTGCAAAATTTCCTTCAAGCTATTCTAAAAATGTTTGTGGTATTATTTTAATTCTGATCCCTTAAGTGTATGATCAGGTGGTGGTCTTTGTGTATAGTATGTGGTCTTACAGTGGATAGAAGAATGAGAGACCTTAAGTTTTAGTTTGGTTTTGCCATGGACCTCATCTTCAAGGTCACCCATGTAAGAAATGTTAGAATTGTTAGTAAATAAATGCTCATAAAACTTTTCAAGATTGGGAGAAAAGTGCCAGTCTGGTCTGGAGATTATTACTTTTTTATGatatcatcactgtcatcatcaccacctAATTTAAGTCGGTGATGAGCAGtgacttttaaaggaaaagttgAATATACTTTTACACAATTTTTATTTGATGAATGTTTCCAAATGCTTCATTTCTAAACACTTCTTCctgcttctttcctctctttcccctgctAGGAAAGACACCAATGCCCAGACCTGGCTACAAGCCTCAGGAGCCCAATGGCTGCAGCTCCTATTTCCTGGGTCTCAAGGTACCAGAAAGAGTATGTACACCACCATTGTTTCCTTAGTTGACTGGTTTTGACTAAGACTAATCTAAGAGGTCTCTCTGATGGAACTCATTACTTATGGAATATGGTTGAGCAATATAATTAGTATTTTAAACTGGATACAGAGAAAAGGAGataattttcaaagaaagcatCTGATTTCCTTTTCTCAGGTGCAGCTGTCCCTCAGATTAGCCATTGGGTAGTGAACTTTGAAGTCACCAGTGCAAACATCAGCTGAGCCTTAGCAAACCAAGCATAACTTAATTTGAAATAGATCAGACAAGTGTGACTTCTTCAAATTGGTGAGACTTTCTAGAGATGTACTGGAGCAAGCTGGTACTGACCAGTGAGGGCTGATTGCTGTATCCTCAGGACTTTTGCAAGTGGCCGACTTCATGTCTGAACTGTTAAATCAATCATGTTTGGAGTATTAGCACCATAGAAatctgtaaacacacacacacacacatatcgtCCCCTGCCAACCAGCTGCTGGCTAAAACATTTTTCACTTTGCCAACTGACTATTTCTCAAACTATCAGCTTCCTCTAAAAAcaagtaataattttttaaagacccCTCAGAAACCCTTTTACCTTTTTCACTTTAGAAAAGAAGCTTCATGTAAAAATTGGTAGAAGGATTTCATACCTTGTTTTGAATTCTAAGCTGGTCCTACTCTTGTatttcttgcctccagtgtccacagctatcagaactactgtgttttcttttgtgggagctctcaatgaccttttacatattccatagacacagagtctgcctggttgattgtgtggatttaatctgcagctcgTACAGCTgttgggaaggttttgggtcttcttccttagccacactgcccctggatttcaactgtggtttttttttacaCCTTGGGATATGGGTCacccactggggtttgctcctgagacttccctggaggacttgggtttgcccctctgagggccaggtgtggaggtggtgcagctgcttgggttgcggGGATTCTGGCAGctccaggtactcaggggagttggtggctagaGGAGCAGGAAacacagtgctctagaagggtacgGCAACCAGTGTTGGCCCATacgcaccagtattcttgcctggagaagccccctccctgacagagaagcctggcaggccacagtctgcagagttgcaaagtcagacactacCAAAGTGACCCTGTGCACAGAGATGCAAGACTCTTtgtgcctgtggcagctctgccccagtgagagttgagggTGAATGTGACACaactgcttggcttgtggggaccttGGTgatgccaagtgtgcagggacacggactgcctccgctgcaggagttatggccctatcagagtcttttttctttttctgactttctttccccccccccccaattatttttattagttggaggctaattacttacaatattgtagtggtttttgccatacattgacatgaatcagccatggatttacatgtgttccccatcctgaaccccccttccccctccctccccatcccatccctctgggtcatccctcTTGTTGCTGGTGATCAGAAggtctctttggccagtctttctccatagctctacCCATTCAGggacttagagggctcccttgcctggggcctTTCTCTGTTGTTCGATGCATCAGGCAGATAGAGGgacccccctggctggggtcctactctgtagttcagtgcctcaggtgtttgatgggccagcctctgtTGTTCAGCTACCAATGCCGGTGTGTGGGGaaagagaggctatggtgatggctccaccccctccacatgactcagcagtatccccttgcttccatggctgcctggctttcctccacaggcatttcccaccacagtctccttcCTCACATCCGTacccccctcctgcccccatctttctctctgcagtcaacagcagccctcgccctggtattgctccacaatccctaaactccagctcccagctgctacaccttccaggggaccagcatccctgtccggggtatgtatggctgcagcaaggactgtctgattctcatcccctttaggctgccacagatcagctctttcactctcagccttaaatgtttctcctatgactcagacaattgccctgatgtagGGATCGgatccctgcttcagttccccaacTGGCCAAGGGcttactaacactcctgttttcccctctagttccttcatcctacggagttttgcgtggttctatatattcttttctactggtcaggtactcctgtccgctctcagctggtgttctgcatgcatcTCTGTGTCtaaaggtgtattcctgatgtaatCGTgcagagagatgtactccacgtccacctattCCTTCGCCATCTTGTTCTCCTATGATTACTTCTCTTTAATCACTTATTGTaccatgtcccttccctcttcaagtgcatgcaagctaagttgcttcagtcatgtctgattctttgtgacactatggactgtagcccaccaggcttctctgttcacgggattctccaggcaagaatacatgaatgggttgccatgacctcttccaggTCATGAATACACGAATGggaattcccaacccagggatggaacctagacatctcttatgtctctggcattggcaggcaggttctttaccattatgccacctgggaagcccaatcaaatCTAACTTGTTACTTTGGAAGTCAAGGCCATCTATCAACTTGtctttttccctaattaaaaagtacatataaTTAAAGACCCTTGATAAGACCCTTGAATGACTAAACTGGTTGACTTGCTTATATATGATTTACTTATCACTTCCTTTCTTTACTTGTTATATCTTAAATATACCTTCATCTAATAATCCTCTACAAAAATTCCCATTTGATATCTCTGTGTGTGGAAGTCTATGAACTTAGTTTATGACAGATTTATAATTGTTTATAGGATActttataaatgtgtatgtgtatatatatgttagaaGTTGTTTGATCGTAGTCCCCTTGTGGTCAGGAACTATGTTCTATACCCTACTCTATTCCCCAACACGTTACAAACAGATACACACACTTAAAACAGTGCTGCATGGAATGGGTCCCTGCAAAATCCTGGTGACCTCTTTGTGAACTAAGGCTTAATTTTTCATACTTCTGAGCCTTGgaatctttggtttaaaaaaaaaaaatctcacacagTAAAGGTTTTAGTTGAATTTGAAAGTATTGAAGCTCTGTCCTCTTGCCTCACtttctgattttctatttttagctCCATAGTGGCCTGTGAATTTGAAAActactaaaatataaaagaaaaagtagaaaaaggggCCATTCAAAGTTATTAAACTAATGGCTAGATCAAAACTTAGCATCCTGTGACTGTCAACTTGATGTATTCTTTCCTGTCATCTGGTGCTTCTGAACTGATCTGAATCTGTAACAGGAATTTGAGAACAAGGTAGGCAAGGTTGCCTAAGGTCCTTGGTCTAAACGtggcattttcttccttctcttttcttccttcacttttctCCAGATGGACTTGGGCATTCCAGCAATGACCAAGTGCTGCAACCAGCTGGATGTCTGTTACGACACTTGTGGTGCCAACAAGTATCGTTGTGATGCAAAATTCCGATGGTGTCTCCACTCTATCTGCTCTGACCTTAAACGGAGTTTGGGCTTTGTCTCCAATGTGGAAGGTAGGTATCTTAAGTGCATTGACCTGTGAGCAGAGAGGATGGTACGTTTTCACACAGAAATGTAACCAGAGCCCCTTTACTCAAAGAGACCATCAGAGTtcactgatctttctttataGAACTCTGTGACCAATGAAGCAAGGGGGAAGGGAGACTCTGGGCAATCCTTCACGAAAGTTCTTGCTGTCCTGCCCAGGAGCTGCTGGCGCCACTCCTGATGGACAGGGCCACACCAAAGCCTTCCCAGAGGATAAAAATCTATCCTCTAAGACCAGAACAAGCGTTGCCCAACTGGCTTTCATTATCCATTCCACTGTTAAATAATTTTCCATATCAGGAATTATTCTGTATAGGTCTATGGGGTTTggttgaagctttttttttttctttttcttattttgttctcaGTAAgagaaagagtttttaaaaacctATCTTCTTTTTGTGTAAAGTTATCTATATTCTCAaggataattatttaaaaatgactgCTTAGCTGCCTAACTTCTAGCAGTGattctataatttctttttcctaatttatCTTAGGAAAATTGTAATTCTTTAGTTTCTGAAGCCCAAACAATATATCCAAGTATTAGTGTTGCATACTTTTAGATGGTAAAGTTTGAAATTCAGGCTTATGAAGAGCTGGCTTTATGCTACTGGGAAAGTCAGCCACAGGAAGAAGCTTGGATCCTGTTATAGGTCAATGTCTAGAGTGTTGTTCTAAAGTGAATGTGCATAGActtgaaaatatgaataattaatGAGGCTCTGTAAATGCacctatcttctttttttttttttttcctatcttctaTCTGTACCTATAAAAGGTGAAAAATGCCTGCTGCTAATCTAGGGTCAGGTCAAGTTACTCCCCACAATAAATTTTAGAACAATTTCATCACTCCACAAAGAAATCCCAGAGCCATTAGCAGTCTCACCACAATGTTCCCCTGTCTAGTTCTAGGCAACCATTAGtcttctgtctctataaatttgctATTCTGGacaattcatataaatggaattacaaaTATGTGGTCTTCTGTGACTGGATTCTTTCATTTGGTAAGGTTTATCCATATTGTAGTGtgcatcagtatttcattcctttttaattgttgaataatattccattatatggataaaACAAGTTTTCTTTCatcaattgatggacatttgggttgtctccactttggactattataaataattccGGTATGAACATTTATTTACAAGTATTTGTGGtgacatgttttcatttgtcttggaTATATATCTAGGAGGGGAATTTCTAGGTTATTTGCTAAGTTTGTGACAAATTGATTTCCAAAATAGCTAccccatttcacattcccaccagcaatgtattaaggctccaatttctccacatccttgccaacacctgTTATTATCTATCTATTTTATTATAGACCCTATTGGGTGTGAAgttatatctcattgtggttttgatttacatttccctgtgggctaatgatgttgagcatcttttcatgtgcttattagccattaaATAattgctttggagaaatgtctattcatttGCCACCGTTAAAATTGGgctctctttttattattgagtcataagacactttatatattttggatgtaaATCTTTTAAGagatatatgacttgcaaatgctttctctcattttatggattgacttttcactttcttgatgataTAATTTGTAGTccagaagttttacattttgcttaagtccatttttatcttttgaatttCTTGTACTTTTGATGTCATATGTAAAAGGGCTTTGCCAAACTCAAAGtcactatgttttcttctaaaagttttgttttagctcatatatttaaatctatgatccattttagttaatttttctgtatggtgtaaGAAAGAGATCCAGCTTAATTCTTTTGTATATGGATATACaccatttgttaaataaaagactattctttcccacCACTTGTTcctgcaccatttgttgaaagagACTATTCTTTTCCACATTAAATTGTTTTTGCACCCTTGCCAAAAAAATCAATTTGTCATAAATGCAGTGTTTATTTCAAGACTTTCAATTCAATTCTATTgatttatgccagtaccacactgtttttattactttaattttgTAGTAAAATCTGAAATCAAGAAGTGTCCTTCAACTTTGTTCAAGATTTTTTCAGATATTCTGTATCTCTTTCATTTCTACATGAATTTTAGGTTCAATTTGTcaatttcttcaagaaatggcAGGTGAAATTTTGATAAGACTTTTGTTGGCTCTGTAGATCCAATTGAGGAATACTGCCAtcttaaaattatgttttctgaCCACTGAACATGGATTTATTTCCACTTATTTggatctattttaattttttttaactttttattttatattggagtatttttgattaaaaatgttgtgctagtttcaagtgtccaacaaagtgattcagttatacctatacatttatctttcttttcaaattattttcccaatcAGTTTGTTATgaaatattgagcagagttcactGTTGGTACCTGagttacagtaggtccttgttggttatccattttaaatatggcagtgtgtacatgtcaaccccaaactccctaactatccct
The genomic region above belongs to Cervus canadensis isolate Bull #8, Minnesota chromosome 8, ASM1932006v1, whole genome shotgun sequence and contains:
- the PLA2G12B gene encoding group XIIB secretory phospholipase A2-like protein isoform X4, which codes for MASVSTGVDMMDLGIPAMTKCCNQLDVCYDTCGANKYRCDAKFRWCLHSICSDLKRSLGFVSNVEVACDSLADTVFNTVWTLGCRPFMNSQRAACICAEEEKEEL